A window from Corynebacterium accolens encodes these proteins:
- the gcvT gene encoding glycine cleavage system aminomethyltransferase GcvT yields the protein MTELLTSPLNAKHEELGATFTAFGPWNMPLKYNSELEEHRAVRTSAGLFDLSHMGEIWVNGPDAGKFLSYSFISNLDSLKVGKAKYSMITAEDGGIIDDLISYRFEEKKFLVVPNAGNADTVWDELNKRAEGFDVELKNESRDVAMIAVQGPKAAEILVPLVEDNKQDTVYELGYYAATMGKVARTFAIIARTGYTGEDGFELIVYNSDAPQLWEELLKAGAEYDIKPCGLAARDSLRLEAGMPLYGNELSRDITPVEAGMSRAFAKKEADFVGAEVIRKRAEEGPQVVISGLTSDQRRAARAGAEVFLNDTKVGTVTSGQPSPTLGHPVAIALLDTSADLEPGTAVEVEIRGKRYPFEVTALPFYKRDK from the coding sequence ATGACCGAACTTCTAACCTCCCCGCTCAATGCCAAGCACGAGGAACTCGGCGCTACCTTCACGGCCTTTGGGCCGTGGAATATGCCGCTGAAGTACAACAGCGAACTGGAAGAACACCGCGCCGTTCGCACCAGCGCCGGCCTGTTTGATCTCTCCCATATGGGAGAAATCTGGGTCAATGGACCCGATGCCGGCAAGTTCTTGTCCTACTCCTTCATCTCTAATCTAGATTCGCTGAAGGTGGGCAAGGCCAAGTACTCCATGATCACCGCTGAAGACGGCGGTATCATCGATGACCTGATTTCCTATCGCTTCGAGGAGAAAAAGTTCCTCGTTGTGCCCAATGCTGGCAATGCCGATACCGTCTGGGACGAGCTCAATAAGCGTGCCGAGGGTTTTGACGTTGAGCTCAAAAACGAGTCCCGCGACGTCGCCATGATCGCCGTGCAGGGCCCCAAGGCCGCGGAAATCCTCGTCCCGCTGGTAGAGGACAATAAGCAAGACACCGTCTACGAGCTGGGCTACTACGCCGCCACGATGGGCAAGGTGGCGCGCACCTTCGCCATCATCGCGCGCACCGGTTATACCGGTGAGGACGGCTTCGAGCTCATCGTCTATAACTCCGATGCCCCGCAGCTGTGGGAAGAATTGCTCAAGGCGGGCGCGGAATATGACATCAAGCCGTGCGGCCTAGCCGCGCGCGATTCGCTGCGATTGGAGGCTGGCATGCCGCTCTACGGCAACGAGCTCTCCCGCGATATCACCCCGGTAGAGGCGGGCATGTCGCGCGCCTTTGCTAAGAAGGAAGCGGACTTCGTCGGCGCAGAGGTCATCCGCAAGCGCGCCGAGGAGGGCCCACAGGTCGTTATCTCCGGGCTCACCTCGGATCAGCGCCGCGCCGCGCGCGCCGGCGCCGAGGTTTTCCTCAATGACACCAAGGTCGGCACCGTCACCTCTGGCCAGCCCTCCCCCACGCTCGGCCACCCGGTGGCGATCGCGCTGCTCGATACCAGCGCGGATCTCGAACCGGGCACCGCAGTCGAGGTAGAAATCCGCGGCAAGCGTTATCCTTTTGAGGTAACCGCGTTGCCGTTCTACAAGCGCGATAAGTAA
- the gcvP gene encoding aminomethyl-transferring glycine dehydrogenase has translation MDYISRHLGPDSAEQSAMLGTVGYDSVQALVDAAIPPKIRAKELPHLPEALSEDGAQAALREFANQNTVLKPFYGQGYSDTLTPAVIRRGLLEDAGWYTAYTPYQPEISQGRLEALLNFQTMIESLTGLPIANASLLDEASATAEAVGLMSRAVKKGRRVVLDSRLHPQVLTVAAERARAIDLEVEIVDVREGLVGEDLIGAVIAYTGTEGEILDPSALIEELHTRGALASVVTDPLSLLLLEGPGNLGADIVLGSSQRFGVPLFFGGPHAAYMAVTDKLKRQMPGRIVGVSKDADGRPAYRLALQTREQHIRRERATSNICTAQALLANVASMYAVYHGPKGLKDIAERVHGLASSFAQSIVDAGLEVTSQSFFDTVTVSGVDAQKIKAELQDAGYLVRAIGTDKVSVSFGESATQRDVAHLAEAFGASPAEANFDLPENLQRAEEPLEHEIFHSIHSETQMLRYLRKLADKDLALDRSMIPLGSCTMKLNPTAAMEPISWPEFAGIHPYAPEETTTGWRALVEEIEGWLAELTGYAKVSIQPNAGSQGELAGLLAIRRYHVANGDNERDVVLIPASAHGTNAASATLANLRVAVVKTAEDGSIDVADLEEKIEKHGNHIAGIMVTYPSTHGVFDPEVRDVCDKVHAVGGQVYIDGANMNALTGWARPGDFGGDVSHLNLHKTFTIPHGGGGPGVGPVAVAEHLIPFLPSDAASPELDATAETPVSQGVPITGSKYGSAGVLPISWAYLAMTGAEGLAAASGHAVLGANYLAASLNEYFPVLYTGNEGLVAHECIIDLRELTDASGVTAADVAKRLIDFGFHAPTLAFPVAGTLMIEPTESEDKGELDRFVEAMRTIRAEIQEIIDGEVAYEDSVIHHAPFTAESVATDNWEYSFGRDKAAWPVKSLLHSYKYFPPVRRLDEAYGDRNLVCSCPPPEAFEIDDSEE, from the coding sequence ATGGATTACATCTCCCGCCACCTAGGGCCGGATTCTGCCGAGCAGTCCGCCATGCTCGGGACGGTGGGCTACGACAGCGTGCAAGCGCTTGTCGATGCCGCCATTCCACCCAAGATCCGCGCTAAGGAACTTCCCCACCTGCCAGAAGCGCTCTCTGAAGACGGGGCACAGGCCGCTTTGCGGGAGTTCGCCAACCAAAACACTGTACTGAAGCCCTTCTATGGCCAGGGCTACTCGGACACCCTGACCCCGGCCGTCATCCGCCGCGGCCTGCTTGAGGATGCCGGCTGGTATACCGCGTATACCCCCTACCAGCCCGAGATTTCCCAGGGCCGCTTGGAGGCCTTGCTCAACTTCCAGACCATGATCGAGTCTTTGACGGGGCTGCCCATCGCGAATGCTTCCTTATTGGATGAGGCTTCCGCCACCGCCGAGGCGGTCGGTTTGATGTCGCGCGCGGTAAAGAAGGGCCGCCGCGTCGTGCTGGACTCCCGCCTCCACCCGCAGGTGCTTACCGTTGCCGCTGAGCGCGCCCGCGCCATTGACCTCGAAGTAGAGATCGTGGACGTGCGCGAGGGCTTGGTGGGCGAAGACCTCATCGGTGCTGTCATCGCCTACACCGGCACCGAAGGCGAGATTTTAGATCCCTCTGCCCTGATTGAAGAGCTGCACACCCGCGGCGCGCTGGCCTCCGTGGTCACTGACCCGCTGTCCCTGCTGCTTCTGGAAGGCCCCGGAAACTTGGGTGCCGATATCGTCTTGGGCTCGTCCCAGCGCTTTGGTGTGCCCCTCTTCTTCGGCGGCCCACACGCTGCCTACATGGCGGTAACGGATAAGCTCAAGCGCCAGATGCCGGGCCGCATCGTCGGCGTCTCCAAGGATGCCGATGGCCGCCCGGCCTACCGCTTGGCGCTGCAGACCCGCGAGCAGCACATCCGCCGCGAGCGCGCGACCTCCAATATCTGTACTGCCCAGGCCCTTTTGGCCAATGTCGCCTCGATGTACGCCGTCTACCACGGGCCAAAGGGCCTGAAGGACATCGCCGAGCGCGTGCACGGCTTGGCCTCCTCCTTCGCCCAGTCCATCGTGGATGCTGGCCTGGAGGTTACATCGCAGAGCTTCTTCGATACCGTCACCGTTAGCGGTGTCGACGCGCAGAAGATCAAGGCCGAACTGCAGGATGCGGGCTACTTGGTGCGCGCAATTGGCACCGACAAGGTATCCGTATCCTTCGGTGAATCCGCCACGCAGCGCGATGTCGCGCACCTGGCAGAGGCCTTCGGCGCCAGCCCGGCTGAAGCGAACTTTGACCTGCCGGAGAATCTGCAGCGCGCCGAGGAACCGCTGGAGCACGAGATTTTCCACTCCATCCATTCTGAGACCCAGATGCTGCGCTACCTGCGCAAGCTCGCGGACAAGGACTTGGCGCTGGACCGCTCCATGATTCCGCTGGGTTCGTGCACCATGAAGCTCAACCCCACCGCGGCTATGGAGCCCATCTCCTGGCCAGAATTTGCCGGCATCCACCCATATGCCCCGGAAGAAACCACGACGGGCTGGCGCGCACTGGTGGAAGAAATCGAAGGCTGGCTCGCCGAGCTTACCGGCTATGCCAAGGTCTCCATCCAGCCCAATGCCGGCTCCCAGGGCGAGTTGGCGGGCTTGCTGGCCATCCGCCGCTACCACGTGGCCAATGGCGATAATGAGCGCGATGTCGTGCTCATCCCGGCCTCCGCGCACGGCACCAACGCTGCCTCTGCGACCCTCGCAAACCTGCGCGTCGCCGTAGTCAAGACCGCCGAGGACGGCTCCATTGACGTCGCGGACCTGGAAGAAAAGATCGAAAAGCACGGCAACCACATCGCCGGCATCATGGTCACCTACCCCTCCACCCACGGCGTCTTCGACCCCGAGGTGCGCGATGTCTGCGATAAGGTGCACGCGGTCGGCGGCCAAGTCTACATCGATGGTGCCAACATGAACGCGCTGACCGGCTGGGCACGCCCGGGCGATTTCGGCGGCGATGTCTCCCACCTCAACCTGCACAAGACCTTCACCATTCCCCACGGTGGCGGCGGCCCGGGCGTTGGCCCGGTAGCGGTGGCAGAGCACCTCATCCCGTTCCTGCCCAGCGATGCCGCATCCCCTGAGCTGGACGCCACCGCGGAAACCCCGGTGAGCCAGGGCGTTCCCATTACCGGTAGCAAGTACGGCTCCGCCGGCGTCCTTCCCATTTCGTGGGCCTACCTGGCCATGACTGGCGCCGAGGGCCTTGCCGCCGCATCCGGCCACGCCGTATTGGGCGCTAACTACCTGGCAGCCTCGCTCAACGAGTACTTCCCCGTCCTCTACACCGGCAACGAGGGCTTGGTGGCGCACGAGTGCATCATCGATTTGCGCGAGCTTACCGATGCCTCCGGGGTCACCGCCGCCGATGTGGCCAAGCGCCTCATCGACTTCGGCTTCCACGCCCCCACCCTGGCCTTCCCTGTGGCCGGCACCTTGATGATTGAGCCCACCGAGTCTGAAGACAAGGGCGAGCTGGATCGCTTCGTCGAAGCCATGCGCACCATCCGCGCCGAAATCCAGGAGATCATCGACGGTGAGGTGGCCTACGAGGACTCCGTTATCCACCACGCACCGTTTACGGCTGAGTCGGTAGCAACCGATAACTGGGAGTACTCCTTCGGCCGCGACAAGGCCGCGTGGCCAGTCAAGTCCCTATTGCATAGCTACAAGTATTTCCCACCGGTTCGCCGCCTCGATGAGGCTTACGGTGACCGCAACCTGGTGTGCAGCTGCCCGCCGCCAGAAGCATTCGAGATCGACGATTCCGAGGAGTAA